The Lolium rigidum isolate FL_2022 chromosome 1, APGP_CSIRO_Lrig_0.1, whole genome shotgun sequence region GCTTGCAGCGGCGCCGGATGGCTGGCTCGTGgcagcggccaaggggggggggactGGGTTGGCAGGAGTGAGGATTCATTTTGGGTTTCATCGGGGGGAAACTGGGCAGCTCGATCTAGGTTTTCCAGAACTGGGAAGGCAGTATTGAAAGAAATATGACAGGTGGGGTCATTTTTTAGTCGCTTGACTCAAAAAAAACTGCTAGTCGAGATTAGTCGAGACTAGTGAAATGAGTCGCTCGACTCATCCAATGAGTTGACACCAATTCGACCTTGCAGTTGTGACACATCGACTAGTCGCACTCGAAATCCTTAAAGCTTGACTATTAAAAGGTAAATCTAGAAGTTATCTTAAGATCATACATTAACTTCATGCACAGAATTATAATACTAACTACACAACCAACTGCCATGACAAGTTGACAACCCTCTCATGTATGCAACTACTTCCCAAATATGCCACAACCATCTCTACATTTTGCGGTGACTATTAGAAAAGCCAAACAAAAGTGAAACGGATAAAAACCATAAAGAAAAGCCATTTTTGTAGTATATAACTTATAACTAGCCCTTTCACTTAATTGTTTCTGCCTGATCAGTGCCCAGTTCAATTATGTATCTCATTTTCACAGACTTTCATGGTGCTGGGATAATTTAACCAATAGTAGCTTTTCAGGGGGGGTGGTTCACTAGGTGAGGAAATTTTAACCCTCTTCACCATTAGTTCATTATGAGCAATGAGAAATAGTGACAGCTTTTTGACTTGCTATATACAGCTCACAGCTAGTATTGTATATGTTATCAATGGCTATTTACCACAAAGGTTCACTAGGTAAACAAAAAAACACTTCCGGTAATTGGGTTATAGTGAGAAACAATGTCAATTTCAAACTGGACTCACTACATCTGTATACAACTCACAGTTAGTCACGGATGTGTCATATTCAATTGCTATTCCTTTATTTGACATATCCTTCCTCAGAGCTTCTACCTTAGATTCATCACCACATTTTGCATATGCCTCAACCATGATATCATATATGCCACTGCAAGGAACAACATCCTTGTCCAACATTTCTTTATACAGATTTTCCATCTCATGTACTCTGTTCGCACCACCTAATGCACTAAAAAGCATACGATACGTTTTCGATGAGGGCATGATGCCAGAATTGCACATTTCTTTCTGAAGCTCCAAGGCTCTATCAGTGTTGCTCCTGTAGCAGTATGCTGATATTAGAGTATTATAGCTGACAACATCAGGAGTTAACCCATGATTTCTTAAGCTGTAAATTAGTTCCTCTGCTTCAGATATCCGAGACTGCTTGCAAAGGCCTTTCATCAACAAATTGTAGGTAACTATACTTGGAGGTACCCCACTGGCCTTCATCTTCTCAACTAGAATAAAAGCCAGTTCAGTGGCATCAGACTCTACATATGCGTCTATGATAGCATTGTACACCTGTGCACTTGGTAAAACATCTTTATGGAACATATCATCCAAAATAGCTACTGCTTCCAGGATTTTTCCATTCTTGCAAAAAGCATTGACAATTGAACCATAGGAAACAACACTTGGCTTTAGCCCCTTGTCCTGCATATCAGAAAGCATGATGAAACATTTCTCAAGTTGTCCGTCCCTTCCATATGCATCAATGAGCGAATTGAAAGTTTCCACAGTGGGACACACTCCATTCTTCTCCATATCTACGACCAAAGCATGCGCTTCGGTGATCCTTTCAGCCTTACCCAAACCATTTATCAGTGCATTATACGTGATGTGATCTGGCGTAATGAGGCGTGACTTCATTTGCTGAAAGATCGAAAaggccccatcaagctctccagtcTGACAATACCCGTTGATTAGAGTGTTGTAGATAACCCTTGTTGGGGCTAGTCCTGCATTTACCAACGCCTGCAATACCTCTTCAGCCTTGGAAACCTTTCCATCCTTGCAAAGACCATTCAGCAAGATGCTACAAGTGTAGGCCCCAATATTGACACCCTTTTTCAAAGAGTCTTCAAACAAGGAAAGCATGGCCTGCGTGTCTCCAGCTCTGGAATGACCATCGAACAAAATGCTATATGTGAAACCATCTGGCACCATCTTTCGTGACACCATTTCATCCAAGACAGCGGCCGTCTCGCCTACCCTGCCAGCACGGCACAGCCCTGATAGGAGCACATTGTAAGTGATGACATTCGGCTTCAGGCCGTGACGCAGCATCCGATCCCGCAGCCTGAACCCAGCCTCCAGGTCCCCTCTCTTGATGTGCCCATCGATCATCGTGTTGTAGGTGATATGATTCGGCAGCACAGACCtctcggccatttcatcaaacaccttgatgGCGTCAATAGCCCTCCCTGCCCTCCAGAGTCCCGATATGACCACATTGTAGGAGAACGCGTTTGGAGGAGGGGTTCCTTGGCCTTCGCAACCCATCCGACGAAGCATCCCCACAGCCTCGTCGAGGTCACCCGCCACGACGCACGCCTGGACGGCCTTGTTCCATGTGAAGGTGTCCGGGCGCGCTCCGGAGGCGGCTAGGAGCTCGAAAGCGCGCCGGACGTCGTCGTGGCGGCCGAGGGAGAGGAGAGACTCGAGGAGGTGGTTGCAGGAGGAGAGGGACGGCAGCGGAGCGCGGGCGTCGGCGAGGAGGGATAGCAGCCGGAGCGCGCCGTCGGGGAGGCGGAGCCGCGCGGACGCAATGACGAGCGCGGAGGCGGCGTCACAGAGGAATGAGCGGGCCTGCGGGTCGCCCTGGGAGGCGGCAGCGTTGGAGGCGAGGGCGTGGTAGAGGTCGGggacggaggcggaggcggctggtgggtgggaggagaggaggagtGATTTGGCCAGGCCGACGGATGCGTGGAAGCGGCCGGCGGCAAGGAGCGCAGCGAGCTGACGGACGAAATCTGGACCGGCGGCGGGAGTGGtggtgggggaggaggaggagtggaggAAACGGCGcagaattaagcgaggcatctgtGAGTTGCCTTTGGACGACGCCCCATTCCATGGTTTTGGATGTTTCGAGGGGTTTAGGAGGGTTTTGAAGTGGCTGCATCTGCTCCTTCAGGCATCGTTTGATTTAAAAAACATCGCTTCCTCCGGACAGGGATTTGATGTACATGAGCTCCAGTGATCATTTttagaaaaataattaaaaatcatatttttaagttttagtaaaatctgaaaataaatcatgatgtagtcATGTTTTCGAGGGGTTCAAgaggtgataaggggtggcccgatcttctcagtaagcaacggtggtgatgatgatcacggggcgaacacagcggagataacttttgatgaagtggatgataacttgtatgacgcaatgaGATCTCCCGATTGGtctctgtcgccaatgcaacagctctcaaccctgcaagatattcgcaactccacacacttgcgcacgtagtcgccgaccatgaagcggtaagttgcaaccttctaattcccaatggaacagcagatcacacaagactttcaaatctacaccaaatcaagcaatatggtgtatgggattcaatagttttgcacatCAAATAACTAAGAACTAGAGTTTATCTTAAATGTGGTCTGGAGCAACTTcgagggcgtcctgggcacttatataggcgtccgggacgacctcaggtcgaaaaagtacgaaaataaccgacccagaatagatctggtcgagacagactcgaactcggccggtctggaggccggttgaccgggtctgggaccgggccatccggtttcaaccggatgcggcgccgggtggtgaccgggtgaGGGTTCCAGAGCCCCTGGACAttggcccggttggcacaagcgtattttccggtttggaccgggctgatCCGGCGTGGCAGCCAgtcggaccggccctgggaccgggtggtccggcggcacggccggttggaccgggtctggcGCCGGCCTCCTGAACTTAATCTCctcccctcgcgcatgcctcccgctcctccctcgcgcgtccatgggatgtcttcaggtCTAGCTCCATgttcagcttcacgtccagcttcttgtccagctgctcctctcctcctcatgCGATGCTTGGttcttcttcatacctgatcatacataagtaatacgacttaggcagtataaagttctcatcgatcaaagtatcacataggaacaagttcacctgttacttaagtagcttcgcacgagctcgtgtcattggtccaatcctgatttcattggacttgagcttcacagcagcaacatcttcatcttgcaatgacggaggtagtagtgtggtagggatgtcctcatcatgaggGTTTTGAAGGAAAGAAGTCCAAATACCTCTCCTAAGGCCATCTCCAAGGGGGTGACGcatcgcgtccgtttgcgtcggtcgaaatggtcgaaatcgtttgcgcgtccgtttgcggcggaggtggctccagcggaacgacgcataattttttttcccATTCATAaagtcataatttacattaacaaaaaacataaaaaggccataaaggcgtggtaaaactaggtactgcctactggtcgtcgtcgctgacgaggtcgatgaactccggcatcggccatggaagctggtacgccggcggtggaggaggtagggcAGGCTGCGGCAACTGCGGCCAGGCCGTCGCCCACGCGAGAGgttgtggtgaaggtggccagggatcccaggccggagcagcagccggagcgcggtcgctggaacgcgtcggcgtggccggaggagtcgccggcctaccCTGCAACAGCGCGGACTCGCGGAGCAGGATTGCGAGCCcgacccacaaagcgagctcgttgagctcatcgagctagctgttggccagtgccatggcaatggcctcctcctcggtaatgcccggcggctgggtctccagaTCCCACGTCGGCCcgctgtcgtcgtggtcgtactctGCGCGTTGCacctgctcgtcctcgtcctcatcctcgtgatcatccgcgtcctcctggtcgttctcctcttcttccgcggcgatctcgcggtcgaagtacTCGAGGTAAAGGGATGTAAATGTCGATGATaatggtgatgatgaagacgatgcttGGACCTCCAAGGATCTTCGTAGTTGCCGGATCGATGCCCTCTGctagttcccccccccccccctccggaTCCCTCATGGAGGTCAGGTTTTGGTGACTTCTGGTGTTTTCTGTGTGTTGGATCTCCTTTCCATCTGAGATGGTGAGAGTATTTGATGATGTGGGTCCGCCAACACTCGATACGGGCACCAATACAGGTGGGTCCTGCCCGTATCGCTGCTCGTTAAAGTCTCTAGCGCTTGTCTTCTTGATGGATTTTCTCCCAAACATAAGTAAATGTTCTGAGCACTTCTACAGCTTCAGTTGAAGATATTTTTCTCCATAGATAATAACTTTTAAAAGGCATTTCTATCGCTCCTTAAGATTTCGGTATTCTGGtgaaacaagcatagaaaggtgcGAGCAAGGGCGATAAAATGCGAAAATCCTAATGTAACTAATGCAAAAACTATAAGGTAAAAATGCTGCAAATTGGACTCATcaacatccctaagcttagactcttgctcgtcctcgagcaagaTAGCAACTTAATGGATAAGGTCATCATGTTTATGAAGCGCGGGTTGATAAAACAAATGAGGCATTGCAGCAACCAGGCATCATAAAAGACATAGAACCAACTGGGCTCTATCACAATTACACATATCAAATGATTTAAGAGGCTTCCACACTCTAGTGCCAATTTTTTATAATAATATCAATTCgtaacatgatcaatatcatattTAGTTCAATCGAACGAGTTTTGCGAGGCAATCTCAAAAATACTTGAGACTTCATACATCCATATGGGTTTAGAGTTTGAAGCTATCCTTTTTAAGTCTTCTCAGGGTCAtgttgatgacgttgggactccatatgcagagtgttgtgtcatgagagtattttccccacaagggtaactcgagggtttatatagaACTCTCGGGGAATGACGTAAAGAGTTATCTCTCTGTCTCTTCTTCTAACAatcttgcaaaataaaataatgccttgtatccccaactccaccgtgtggttgccaAGCAAGGTTTCTTGTAAGTAAAAAATAAATGGCGTGGTAactaaagtaaagtaaactaagcaactaAAATAAATGAAGTAAAAGCGGTAAAGgtttgtttgttttggggttttgagtgcaaataagaaataaagtatttttgtattttagaattaaaatagtgttgtAAATAAAAATTAAGATAAAAGTGatagaaaggtgtttcttattatTAAAATTGGACCagtgttcatgggttcacttgaataTTCTCTATTTTAAGTTCtagtggacaataacaattcatcaatgagatatgaagataaTAACTTTAATATTTATAAGATAAGCATCCATATGAGCATCTCGTCCTAACATAgaaatgatgcaacacatctctcttacactCCACAAGATAGGAATAAACTTccagcaatcttgtattaagaattaatagagcataGCTATAagaactttgacatgatgtttgaatatcaaatatgctacttgaacaaacaagatcattacTTTTGTCACGTAATGAACATAGCacgtgcattcactttatccctaatgagatagcaaaagaaaaggcgaagtcataatagat contains the following coding sequences:
- the LOC124653227 gene encoding pentatricopeptide repeat-containing protein At5g12100, mitochondrial-like, whose translation is MPRLILRRFLHSSSSPTTTPAAGPDFVRQLAALLAAGRFHASVGLAKSLLLSSHPPAASASVPDLYHALASNAAASQGDPQARSFLCDAASALVIASARLRLPDGALRLLSLLADARAPLPSLSSCNHLLESLLSLGRHDDVRRAFELLAASGARPDTFTWNKAVQACVVAGDLDEAVGMLRRMGCEGQGTPPPNAFSYNVVISGLWRAGRAIDAIKVFDEMAERSVLPNHITYNTMIDGHIKRGDLEAGFRLRDRMLRHGLKPNVITYNVLLSGLCRAGRVGETAAVLDEMVSRKMVPDGFTYSILFDGHSRAGDTQAMLSLFEDSLKKGVNIGAYTCSILLNGLCKDGKVSKAEEVLQALVNAGLAPTRVIYNTLINGYCQTGELDGAFSIFQQMKSRLITPDHITYNALINGLGKAERITEAHALVVDMEKNGVCPTVETFNSLIDAYGRDGQLEKCFIMLSDMQDKGLKPSVVSYGSIVNAFCKNGKILEAVAILDDMFHKDVLPSAQVYNAIIDAYVESDATELAFILVEKMKASGVPPSIVTYNLLMKGLCKQSRISEAEELIYSLRNHGLTPDVVSYNTLISAYCYRSNTDRALELQKEMCNSGIMPSSKTYRMLFSALGGANRVHEMENLYKEMLDKDVVPCSGIYDIMVEAYAKCGDESKVEALRKDMSNKGIAIEYDTSVTNCELYTDVVSPV